The sequence below is a genomic window from Calypte anna isolate BGI_N300 chromosome 4A, bCalAnn1_v1.p, whole genome shotgun sequence.
GCAGTAGTAGAACCCCTAAACTACAGAAAGATTTTAGCCTTTTTAGGCAGAATACTAGGGATAAGTATGAAAAACGCAGTAAAAGAAACATCTGGAATGTTAGGTCTAAAACCCAGCATATAAAGAAACAGCTTTAGAAGTACTGTATCAGAATTTTAAGTATCCCCCTGGACATGGATACAACCCCTTTTCACAGTAGGTCAGTCTACCAATTTCCCTCAAAAAGCAACTACAAGGTTAATTAAGACCCCCATCACATTTAAACAACTCACATATGCACATTTCATTGTTTCAAATAATTGAAAGTTTACTGTAGAAAAGTCCAAACATCAAGGTAGtaggaaataaaaacactttttaataaaagtgtgtcctttcagtgttaaaaaactGTAATCATCAATGAGAAGAATTCATAACCAGTGACCAGGAGGTTCTCATTAGAATCCACTATTCCCAAGCAACTGTGCTGCTAGCACTTCACTTGCAAGCTGACAATTTCTGACACCTTATTCATGGTGGCTCACAACTGAATGGTCCAACATTGAGTTTTCCACTTCTTTAAGAAGATTTGTTTTGATCCTTTGTTCTTTCCTCAATCTGGTCCATAGTTTCATATCCAGCTTAACAGGGCTTTAtgcaaaaaagttttttttttcattttttacattCATGTTATCAAGCACGTGAGAACAGTAAAgtacaaaattttattttgctttctagaAACACAAAAGGCCAATATCAGCTCGTGGAGGAGAAATATCTGGTCTCAGAGTAGTTAACCTATTAAGGAAAGGCACCCGGATAATAGTTTAAGATTTCTGTAAAAATCAAAAAGGGTAACTGGTAAACATTCATAGTAATATCAAATATTGATTTTTGCCCCctacatttcattttacttcaAACAATGTTCCTCTTTTATTCCTACTTAGAGTGACAACTcaaagctggagagaaaaagtAATACTTTTGACTAAAGGTTTGGTGGGGGGGTTGGttgttgtcttttctttccccagagaGACTGTCCACTTTGTGCCAGCTGCTTTGTCAAAATCATACTCCTCAGAGACAGCAATGCTTGATGATACCAAGACCTGGGTTTAGTTCCCAGGACTACAGTCATATAGAAACTCAAGAGTTATTTAAGTTGCATCAGCAACAATGTAAACTTGTAGCAGAAATTCCATAAGGCTTTCCCACAAAGTATCTCAGAAGTCCATTCCATTTCTAGCAATGGGCTGATTTGAACACCTCCTCAttaaaacagaagcagccacagctttcttaCCCACTTGTCCTTTAAAGGAAAAGTTGCACATCACCATTCCCACATAATATTTAGCTGCTGAATCCAGGTTCCTTCTTCCAAGCCCATCACTTCTACTATACAAAAACATGCTCTGCGAGAAGATCATGTCCCATCCAATATACTTGTGTATAGGAATGCTATATACATAGTTTAcagttcttcctcctccccagcaaaTAAACATACACCACATCACAGTCAAGAGTAGTGTTACCAAATCCATTTTAACCCACTTGTTCTTTTAACTGTTACTTCATGGTTTTGAGCAGCGTTTTGGATGGCAGCTCCTGGTCTGCCACATAGTGTTAACTTTTGtcctttgaataaaaataaaatgcaagtatGCAGTCAGTGTCTTGATTTAAGTCAGAAGTGAGATTGTAAGAAAAACCTGAATGCCTTTTATGTGATGTAAACGGAAGTTGTCCAATAAAACATCTGGCTGAAATCAGAATTGGAAAGTGGTAGAATTGTACAGTTATCACCTGGTTTCCTCGGTGTTCCCCTTTACCAGTGTTTGGCACGTCTGTTCTTCATTCAACATTCCCATTTTCTTCACTTTACTTCACAGGAATGACTATCCTGAGATTCAAATTTTATAAGAGTATTTGAGCAACATATGGGGAATGAGTACTTGCTATAGCAGCCAACAAAGGCAAGTCATTGGATTCAATCCTAGAAATTAAAAGAGACAGACTAGAGTCACCttcacaaaagaagaaaaatacaagataTTTTCCATCCACTTTAGGCAAACTGGAAGTGTATTGTTCAATGTAATCAATGTAATGTAATCAAATGTAATGTAATCAATTACTAAGTTCATtgattaattattatttattgccATTACTCAAGACATACCAGAAAAGCTAGCTAATAATGTTTAAAACTAAGAAGTACACTACCATTTAAGTAAAAAAGAGCATTATTACATTTTGTGGTATATAACCTTTTGTTTGTctctttgtttaaataaaaacttgtaCTTATCTGCTAAGCGATAAATCTTAGCTTGTAGTCTTACCAGTCAGTAGGCACTAATAACCCCAGTTTCAGAAAGTACTAAACATCAGCTTATGGAAGACTCTGCATTTCATGTTTTTGAATATAACTCAGCTCACTATACAGCAGCACTTCCTTATTAAAAAATGACCAAAAtctgtaattatttattattacacAATAACAGTAACCACGAATGCCTCTCAAATGCAGTTCAGTTGCCAACCGCTTCCAGTGTAAAGCTTCTCAGAGACCagaatatattcatatatatttttgtatactTATATaggtaaatatatatttatatgcatgTACATACACTGATAAAAGTTCTTATTTCAGGGTTTTGCTACCTACAGCTACGTTTCTCAGTATGAAATCTTGAACAGTCTGGataaaagataaatttttaCCCACAGTTCTAAAACCCATGTTTTTGGGAATGTGTATTCACTTCTCCCTTGACactcttctgctgccagctgctgcatCCACAAAGGTTGTAAGCCAATCAAGTGCTATTATTAGGAGACAGCTGCAAACAGGACACCTGCCTATTTTCCTACACCTGCTTTTTGAGCACTCCTCTTCCCTCAAGACACAACTGCAGTACACCAAAGCTTCCAAATATTCTCAAGAATTTGTTAGGATAAGTTTTGCATTAGTGAGCTTGAGACATCAAGCGTACATGTGACTAAGTGGATAACCTCCTAATAACCAAAATCCAAACTTTCTTCATACTGAAGatttaagaatgaaaaagaatttgTTCTTGCTGTTGAAACTGTTTCTTCCTCATGGCTCAATGTAACCCATTTTTACACCTTTTTAGGCACGTGGAAGAGAAGAGTGCTAAATATGAAGTGAAAAGCAAGTCCTCATGGGAATAAAAACTAAGAAAATAACTGTCCCAAGTTTTGCCATTCATGGAGACCAATATCTGCCATACTCACCCCAACACAACTCCTAGTTCTTTTACATGCACCCTCGTATGTCCTCGCAGatattctgaaagcattttgcttttgaGATACATTTCCTGTAGTCTGTCCTCAAGATGCATTATGCACTGTAAACACAGACCAAAAAGCTCAGAACAGCTGAAGCAATCATATGCATTTTACAGAATGTAAGTATACAATTTCAGCTTCTACCTTAGCTAGAACATCTTTCAAACTAAATCTCCACTCCAAAAACCAGGAGACAATTGGTGTTGTTACAGCAGTGCTAGCAACATAAAAAAGTTACGCTACCCCCTTAGAAGAGAACCCACTCATACATTTGGGGGTCTCCAATTTTCTTGGGCAGCAACTCTGTTGCACAAGCTGTGTATCCCACTCAAGCCAGCCAGTGTTTCTGCCCACTGAAATAGTTTTACCCAAGTCCAAAGACACTCAAGACACCTTACTCAGAATTAAATCACAGTACTTGGATCAAGTTGTTTTTGTTATCAGTTTTGTTATTTCCTAAAATTAGCCCTCTTCAGGTCTAGGTATCTGCAATTTGAGAAACTATGACTCAAGAAGTAGAAGACGCCATTATCTTATTTGTTATAAGATTACACCTCTTTTGCTCACTACTGTCCTGGAGAAGCTAGGTTACAAATCCTTTTTAggcatttgtttttaatagcCTTAGGTACTTCTAAGTTTAAAATTGCTTTAACATTTGATGCTCTTTGCAAAAAAGTAATAGTTCAAGTTGAAATAGTAATTTAATCACTCTCCTATTTGGGCAGCAGTATGCtataactgcattttatttttaaatacattcatgTGACACATGGTAATTTCTCATGCACCAACTGCAGGAGAGCAGGTTAATCTTAGCTTCAAAGAGAGAGTTTATTTGGCAAGACAAGGTCAGTACATAGGATGTCTTCACAAGGTGAGCAGGTAGGATGTTTTATCAGGTACTTCGTTCTAGGACAAAACTCAGTTTGATACATTCCTTCTTCCCACAGGGATGACCACTTCAAAAAAGTTAAATTAGTTCAGCTCTCCAAACTCCAGGAGATGAAAGCAGGAAGCACATGCAGAACCTCACATTATGAAATGTATAATCATCCTAATCATCCTGCAGGGGTAGACAGCAATTAGAAACAGTAGCAGCGAATAGCTCTGGGTCATCATCCAATGTACTTTTTAACTTGAATGAAAACCCTAAGTATTAGAAATGAAATCCTGTGAAACCAGTTTTACTAAttgaaaaatgagaggaaaaaaaaaaaaaaggaaaagaaaaaagagactcACGCTTGTATGTAGTAGACCAGGTATTTTTCTGGTGGTGTGGAGCAAGATAAAGAATTTTAATGATTCTCTGAGCCTATATCAGGTCTTAACTAATAATTCCTTGAGGAACTTTAAAAAACGTGTTATATAGTAGTAGAGTAAGATAACTGCAACTGGCGGAGAAAAGGCAAAAGTTTTCTGCTACTACTTTGATCTATTTGCTTCAAAAAAGTTTTCACTCAAGTCAGCATAAACGTAATACTTTTAATACtagcagaaaaggaaatttccttttccattatCAGTAAGACTAATAATGCAAGTCTTCTAAAAACAAAGAAGCAGCTTAAAATTAGTTTAAAGGTGCAGGAAAAATATGACATATTGCTGACATGCAGCAGCTGCAAGCATCACTTCCCTCTCACCTGGTACACTGTGGAGTTCTCTGCAGCATGGTCACCAGTCTGAAGTGCCACAACAAAGATATCACCACTTGCCTTTCATCTGGTCTCAAGTTTGGTTTCAGTTTTTTGTTGTACTACAAAAACCTAAAACCTTACTCATCTGAACAATAACTGCATGTAAAGAAATATACACTCCTAAAGTGAACTTCAAACATACCACATTATGCTCATCTCTGATCAATATTCATACATATGTTTTAGACAAATTTAAATCAGTAGAATCACTACATAAAAATCATACTTCTCCATGGAGTTTGGTGAAACACTCAACTTCCATGCACCGATGGTTCTGTTCTAAGAGAAGGTATAAAATCCACCAATGGAAGGATCAAAGTGTCTCTAACATGGCTTGTAGAAAATTTAGAACTGTCACTATACTGACAGAGTAACATCCTCTACTGCAACCCACCCGCTCACAGGTATTTTCAGGTTTCAGTCTCCTCAGCAATTCTATCAAATAGCAAAGCTACTTGAGAAAACACTTGCTGACAGGGGTGGCTAAAATATGCCTCAAATAGAAGTCACACACAGGCACTATTAtttggagaggagagaagaggcaTCCACTGCACAGGGTCAGACAGGAAGCCCAGGAACAGAAAATTCTATGCTAGAAGCAGTCTTGGGTAGATAGAAGCTTTAAAACATAAAGAGTAGAGAAGTGTGGAAATTATAAAATTGCCTAAAGAACTTTAGTTTTGGCATTTGTATTTTGGAATAGATAATTTTAATATGGTCCACTTGatgtaaattataaataaaCCAGTATCTGTTACTCAACTGAAGCACAcattcttttaaatatgtttatgttatttaaaatacattttaaataatatctGCATTATTTCAGGTATTAGTTCATTGATACAGCAACACAGTGTACAAAACTCCGTATCTCCTATCTAAGCTAAGCTATTTTCCTTAGCTTCAgttttcagcaaagaaatacTTACAAAGTCAGCTGGGACGTTGAGTTTGTAAAGCTGTAAAATTGACTGCAACAAACTGGATACTTGACTAGAAACCAAAACATCCTTGCCTAACTTCATATTGTCCATCATCTTTCTCTGGCTTGTAGCTACTTGTACATTCCATTTATCGGTGTCTGCAATAATGCAGACAGCTTCAGCTATGGGCTCATCTAGCACTGGAtgctgcaagagaaaaaaaattaacatcacaCTACACTTTCACATGTATTTCCACAACTTAGTTTGACCTTCCACTTTTATTCACACTGAGACAGGGAATAAGTGAACCAATTAATGTTTTTGTCTAATAGGAAACCAAAGGTATCTCCAAAATGAGGAGTACCAACTTCAGTGACGGAGTTCACACATTCAGCAGTATGGGGTTGGTTAAGACTTTACTGTCAATTTGATCaagacatttaattttgtttgtgtaGTGCTTCAAAATCATTACTccaattgtttttcttcaagtattccagctttcctgaaaaGGTAAGGTTCTTATAGCAATAGCTATACTGATCCAGTAAAGGTGCAAGTATATGCAGTGTTTCAGAGACATATGAAGGATTTCACTATGCACAATCAGGCAGGGTATGCATAAACATTATCATATTAGATCAACCTGATGCTGTTTAAAGAAGTTACATACACACTCATCACTTGGATAGTACAAACTCATTCCAGCATGATGATCCTCAATTGCTATAGAGAAGCTGTTGACTATTACAAGCCtagataaatatttgaaattgcATACTAAAGTCACACTTACTTTAGTGAAAGGTTATTCATaaattatttatgtaatttaGGAGCACCAAAAGTAGAGTAAGAACATGGCAAAAGTTGTTACCTATAGACAATTACTTTCTGTAGTCAGTCATTGCTGCTACAGTTTAGTATACTATAGGCCTCCACAAGATTCATTTCCCTTGCAACACATGCCCCTAAGTGGCAAAATAAGATGCTTCAACCTGCACATAATTCTCATGAAATATAGGTAATTCTACCTGCTCTTGTTActgaaaagagaagcagcttgaGGTTTAATTTCCCTGTTTGTAACTTGAAGTTGCAAACAGTATTATTTGTGTTTATCTTTGAAGAGAAGCCTTAAGAGAGTATAAAGGAAAGCACATGTAATTTGTATGTGAACAGACTTTGTACACAATGAATTAAAGGCTTACACATTTCAGGAAGGATGATGTCTCAGGTGAGGCTGTTAAGAACAGgtaaacagaaagaaatctatTCAAAGGACCTGCTTCTATGTATCTGGGTAATATCACAAATCCTACTATGATTCAGAAGAGTGCTGTAACTCACATGCATTGCATGAAATAGGTCTGCTAGTAGACACTGTTTGAGTTTTTCATCGTTATTTATTCCATGCAGCACTAGATCAGGTACATATGTATGACAATAGCCACCTAGAAGTGATCTTCCAAAATTTTTCACACATTGACTGCTGATTGTATTTgacctgaaacacagaaatacaaaccaGGTAAGAGTCTTGGcttgagaaactgcattcagaTTTTATATGAATGCAAAGTTTGGTTTATCACCACTGCCTCTACTGCAAATATTAATCAACAGAACACCTGTACtcaaaatacagtaaattaaTTAATGGTGCTCTTTGAAACAAGGATTTTAGAAGATGAACTTTTAGCAATTTATTGATTCTTTCAAATTTCTGAAAGGGCAAATCTATATGTATTAGAGCTTGTGTATGTACAAGCTCCCTATTCTGCAGTTACCATTTGATAAACCTGTTTTCTCAAACTCAGcccaaaaagcaaaatctttccAGGTACCTACCTTAAGCATGTGCACCTGTAGAGCTCAAAAGTTTTCAAATAGGATGTCCTTATTTAtatcaaatatttctttatcaCATATCTAAGATCTAAATGGTTATCAGTTTAAACAAAGCTGAAGTTGTGCTTGTCCTCAGATGTTCTGTCTACACATCTACATTAAAGATTTCGGCAGCTTATATAAAAAGCTTCGGTGAGTTTTTATTAGACATCTGAAGAACACCATTCTCACAAAATTTCACTACCTGCTCtgtcttggttttctttttgcaaagtCTGTTCACAAGAATTCTAGCCACATCATACTTGTTTACAAGGCACTTAGTCACATCCCAGAGGATTTCAGACTTGAAACTCTGAACAACTTTAAAGGAGCAATAGCTTTTTACTCCATTTAGatgtaaattaatttacaaTTCTTTACCTTGGTAACGGAAGTTCCACTTCTGAAAACTCTAATCTTTTGCTGACATTATCATGATGTGCTTCATCAGGGATACAACAATCCCCTTCCTCATCACTGGCTCCAAGAGCACTGTCTGAACTCTCATTTCTTGGAATGTCCCCTTCAACTCTGAAGATTTTCCTTCCAGCATCCCCACAGGGGACATCTTTAGAACCTACTTTAAGGGAATCCTGTTTGATAGCAGAAGCTACTTCTACATAGCCAGGAGAATAGTTCTCCAGACTGCCAGAGCATAAAgttctattttctttcaggCTTGCCAATTTTACAGTTTCTATGCTACCTGTGGGCAAAAGAGTGTCACTAGATACTGTGTTCACTAAAGTTCCTTTACTTTCCATATGTTGGTTAAGTACACTCTCCCTCCCCTCGCAAGGTGGGATTTGAGCATAACAAACACTATGTTTACTGAAGGGTATAAAGGCAGCTTCACAACTTTCTTTTTGATTCTGGGAAGCATCCACAGTCAGATTTGTGGAACTTGAGGCACAATTTATCATCTCTGGACTTTTTCTGTATGCCTTcagattttcttccatttcttttctttgagtTTCTAAATCTGACTCAGGTGATGCAGAACTTCCAATCTGAAAGGTGACCTTCTCTAAGTGGGAACTTCTGTGACCAGACCTTTCAGGACAAGGTAAGGCAGATGACCTATTAGACAGTTgcttttccacttttctctcaTTCTGGTTCTTGGTGTTCTTGACATCCATTAAACCCTCCAGTTTAGATGGTTCTTCAAAATGGTACGTTATGATTCCTGTATCAGTGATAGCTCTTTTCCTGCCATCAGCTGCTCCTTTACAGGAACTGCTTGTTAGAGAGCCCACAGATGCTTCTGAGTTCTGACTAGCCTTTCCTattgcttctctcttttcttttgaagagaCCGGGACACCATGAGTGCTTTCTGGGTCATGTACCCACCCTGCAATACTATTGTTCTTACTTCCATTATTCTTTGGAGGTAGGATTGGAGGCACAAGAGCAGGTTCATTTTTAACAGTGACAACCACATAATCAGACTCCTCTACTTCTCCCTTTTCTAGTGCAGTTGTGATGTTGCTTCCATTTAGCACTTGTTCTCCTTCTACAGCCTTCTCACTCCATGTCAGCTGATtttcctgcagctcagagcaCCGAATGAAGTAAGTCAGAACATAGAGCAAGCGCTGCACCAATTCCTTGCGTTTTCCAACAATAACAGTTCGAGTCAGTCTAACTGGAGAACCTATGGCACCATAGAGATCACctacacaggaaaacaaaaattattcaaCACACTTTGAGCCAGCATTTACCATGGACACAAGTTAGGAAGTTAATTTATTTCACAGTAAGTtcataaagcaaagaaaaacaaagaagtcCCCTAGCCTACTTACAAGATactttaatttagaaaaaggCGGTGAGATGAAGACCAATATAGATCCAGCTGAACTCTGAAGCCAACTATActattttctacttttctactaattttcttttacatcaAAGTTTATACTgttttagaatcacagaatctttatggttggaaaagacctctaagattaCCAAGTCCAAGAGCCAACTCAACACCAtcatgccaactaaaccatgtcgCAAAGTGCcacatttacacatttttttaatgcttccagagatggtaactccaccactttcctgggcagcctgttccaatgcttgacaaccCTTGACAAGAAATTTTTCCTACTATCCAAtcaaaaccttccctggcacaacttgaggctgtttcctcttacCATTATCATCAGATCCTTGAGAGAAGAAACCAACACTCATCTCCATTTAAGTAGCCACAGAGAGTGACAAGGTCtccccccctcagcctcctaGTGTCCAGGCTAAACAACTCAGTTCCCTCAGTATCCTCTTAAGATTTGTGCTCTAGAAACTTCCTTAGCTTCATTGCCATTCTCTGGATACACTTCAGCAGTTCAATGTCCTTCttttgtagtgaggggcccagaactaaacacagtactcaaagtgcagcctcaccagtgccaagtatACAAGGACAATTACtgccctagtcctgctggccacactatttctgatacaagccaggagGGCCACTTGGGCACCTAGGTCATATTTAAACAGCTGTGAACCAGAACCCACAGGTCCTTTTATGCTtgacagctttccagccactcttccccaaacctgtagcattgcctggggttgttgtaaCTGAAATGAAGGACCCAGCACATGGCCTTGTTGAACCTGATACACTGGCCTCAGAGCCCATCagtccagcctgtccagatccctttGCAAAACCTTCCCACCCTCAAGCACATCAACACTACCACACAATTTGGTGGCATCTGCAAACATACTAAGGGTGCACCCAATTCCCTCATCCAAATaactgatgaagatattgaacaagacTGGCTCAAAACTGAGCCTTGGGGGACATCACTTGTGACTGGATGctaactggatttaactccattgatCACAACTCCCTGGGCCCAGCCATCCAGTTAGTTTTTTAAGAGCGTATCTGTCTAAGCCATGAGCCACCAGCTTCTCTAGGTGGCTTTACTTAAGTGCAAGCAGACAACATGCACAGCCTTTCTCCAAAACACTAGGGCaggtcacctggtcatagaagACCAGGTTGGTCAACCAGCACTTGCTTTTCCTGAATCCATGgtggctgggcctgatccccttGCCTGTCCTGCACCTGCTGTGTGAGCACACTCAAGTGAACCACTCCATAACCTCCCCAGGTaccaaggtcaggctgacagcCCTGTACTTCCCTGGATCCTCCCTCTGGCCCTTCTTGTTGGTGGGTATCACACTGGGAAGCCTTCAGTCATCTGGGACTTAACTTGTAAACCAGGACTGCCCATAAATGACAAAGAGTGGCTTGGCAAGCTCCAAATTCAGCAAATTCATTCTTCAGGAATGGAAAGTGGGCTTCAGAGTACTCAGCTGGAAACAGCCTCAGTGCCTGCTGGCCACAAGGACTAGTGATCTGGAAAGGATGTGGGAATGTATCTTTTTATATCAAGTTGAGCTATGGAAATTGAGTTCCTATGGAAATCAGATTCAGGCTTCATATTCATTTGCACTTGACTTTTATATTACATTAATATATGACTGATACTAATGAGACAGTACAAAAAGTCAGAATTGTGGTCTTCAAAACATACTGTCTACTGTTAACACTGTTggactgcagctgctgtttaaGAGACAGTATTATGTCTTCCTGATAGAGGCACTCAGAGTTGTATTTGGAATAGTAACTGATAtgtaaaatgtaatgaaaacacAGGTCTGAAGGTGGAAAGACAGGTATGtcaaaatcctttttttaacaaaaaattgtttctattttaaagcaACAAGACCTGTGACTTTCTTTTCCCCAACTCCCTGCCCCCaatctttttaaagaagatgaCCAGCAGAGGGCAACATCTTCCTTTCATTAGCAGTTACTGCATCCACCTGATAATGGCTTTTGGGCTTTGTAagaatcaaacaaaaccagaaataattttgactTTGAGCACTATGAACTTGGCTAGGCCAATGCTGGTAGCAACATACAGCCTGGGAAGGTGAGAAGAGAAACTGATTTTTGACTAGGCACCAATGGAGGCTCCTGGGACTGACAAGAGCTATTGCCAATCTTGAGCCCCCAGGCCAGCTCTTTTATTATAACCTCAGGCTTGGCTCCATCCTCAACACCCTGACCAAGcttctatttttccttccaagtcTAATCCACTACTCCTCTGCATAGCATCTTAAACCAGGAGACACTGCTACTACAACTACATGGCCATGGTAGTGATTCTTAGTTTCATCAAGACAGCTGAGAATAACAAACATAACTGAGATAACTAGCAAGTTACACAACCAATAGCATAGCACAAAAGTTGTATTATTGTtttatgtgcatgtgtgttatTTTACAAGGCAACATAGTATATCAGAGTTAAAGTTCAGGGTCATCTGATGCCAGACTCATAGTGGCTGCCATGAAGAGGAGGAATTTTCAGGGATTTACCACTGGCACTTATTCTCTCAGGTTTCGCTCACCTACCCATCTGCCAGCAGTTATTTAATCCTCTGTATCAAGATAGCTTATAAGCTGCAAAATATTTGTCAGAAAACAGCCTGAGGATCTGGGCACAGACAGAAAATCTTGGCCCAAGCCCACACAAGTAACTGTGAATGAATGGAAGGTACTGCGAGCTGCCAGACTGCTATTCTGTTGGTGTCCATTCTAGTCctgtgagaaagagagaaaatgaagtagCCAGGGCAATTTCAATTACAAAGGGCCTTCAAGGCCCAGGGAACTCCCTTCAATCCAAACCCAAACTGCTTGGATGGTTCATAGCACTTGTACAGTCTTAATTCTTCAATACTAAGTTCCTTAACCAGGCAGTGTAACAGAGGATGACAAAAAGGgtccaaaggaaaaagcagagcactCAGCCTATGCAAATAGGCCTCCAAATGCTCTGTTTAATCAGATGTTGGTAGCTCTGCCCAGCTTACAGCCAGGCAAATCAGCAAATATGATCTGGATCACAAGCAGATaagaggaagaggcaggaaagTGCTAGTTATAAAGAAGTGTAAGGCTGTCCTACTGACCAAGCTGTGCCCAGAGAGGGTTGTATGGATGGGATTTTGCCAGCATGTTGACAGACTGTGATGTGCGCTTCTCAGAGAAGGCCTTTATGGGAGGATGGTCAACTGGCATTACTGTGGGGACCCAGGCCAGGTGGTATGTCAGCACTGCAGTtaacaaagcagcaaagaacCTAGGAAAAAGAATATGACCAAAGAAACATCAGTAACAGAATACCACATTATGTGCTTCAATATATCTGCATGCACTGGGAAGAAcacaagctttttttaaaaaatcagggaGTGAGGGAAGCTTACTGATTTTTGTTGATCTGTTCAATAAGAAATGTAAATTCTTTAAGAAAACGCTGACATAGCTGATTCTTTTCCAGGGTGCTGGACATCATATTAAGCCACACAGGCTCTGCAATCCTTGGAACAGAATACAGGTTCCAGATGGTAACTCTGCTCAAAGAAAACGCCCAAAAAGTAAGTGTTGACATTCACATTTCAATCTTGTATATACAAGTAGCCCCTTTCCTCTTCTATTGtgcattgatttttatttatttctgtttcctaagATCTAGGAAATCCTAACAAACTGGAAGAATTATGCAGACACACTAATT
It includes:
- the FNIP2 gene encoding folliculin-interacting protein 2 isoform X3 — encoded protein: MCGGTPKATNGTGGQIERVRNNSDVPLGNDFSCTKLDERIRKSLRDQSVSCVSRVTRLLQNSWSSSEFDLNEIRLIVYQDCERRGRQVLFDSKAVRKINEAVVQKMAEDASIKTSAKSCQTSNGNNSISSHNPSVNYMQNIKEQIPKYQYTRPASDVNMLGEMMFGSVAMSYKGSTLKIHYIRSPPQLMISKVFSARVGSFSGSNNNLQDSFEYINQDPSLGKLSSNQNGLGTGRSGNNLGVLQLCSSKLLQGVSEGGPLRLIRSASFFAAHSTPVDMPSRGQNEDRDSGIARSASLSSLLVTPFPSPSSSSSSSSSYQRRWLRSQTTSLENGIIPRWSTEEMFSMADESCSSNPAVVRRKKIAISIIFSLPEKEEAQRNFQDFFFSHFPLLESHMNKLKYAIEKAMISCRKIAESSQRVQIYISRVMDALGEFRVTIWNLYSVPRIAEPVWLNMMSSTLEKNQLCQRFLKEFTFLIEQINKNQFFAALLTAVLTYHLAWVPTVMPVDHPPIKAFSEKRTSQSVNMLAKSHPYNPLWAQLGDLYGAIGSPVRLTRTVIVGKRKELVQRLLYVLTYFIRCSELQENQLTWSEKAVEGEQVLNGSNITTALEKGEVEESDYVVVTVKNEPALVPPILPPKNNGSKNNSIAGWVHDPESTHGVPVSSKEKREAIGKASQNSEASVGSLTSSSCKGAADGRKRAITDTGIITYHFEEPSKLEGLMDVKNTKNQNERKVEKQLSNRSSALPCPERSGHRSSHLEKVTFQIGSSASPESDLETQRKEMEENLKAYRKSPEMINCASSSTNLTVDASQNQKESCEAAFIPFSKHSVCYAQIPPCEGRESVLNQHMESKGTLVNTVSSDTLLPTGSIETVKLASLKENRTLCSGSLENYSPGYVEVASAIKQDSLKVGSKDVPCGDAGRKIFRVEGDIPRNESSDSALGASDEEGDCCIPDEAHHDNVSKRLEFSEVELPLPRSNTISSQCVKNFGRSLLGGYCHTYVPDLVLHGINNDEKLKQCLLADLFHAMHHPVLDEPIAEAVCIIADTDKWNVQVATSQRKMMDNMKLGKDVLVSSQVSSLLQSILQLYKLNVPADFDDYTFHNVRFCMCFLLSSPGVWRAELI
- the FNIP2 gene encoding folliculin-interacting protein 2 isoform X1; protein product: MCGGTPKATNGTGGQIERVRNNSDVPLGNDFSCTKLDERIRKSLRDQSVSCVSRVTRLLQNSWSSSEFDLNEIRLIVYQDCERRGRQVLFDSKAVRKINEAVVQKMAEDASIKTSAKSCQTSNGNNSISSHNPSVNYMQNIKEQIPKYQYTRPASDVNMLGEMMFGSVAMSYKGSTLKIHYIRSPPQLMISKVFSARVGSFSGSNNNLQDSFEYINQDPSLGKLSSNQNGLGTGRSGNNLGVLQLCSSKLLQGVSEGGPLRLIRSASFFAAHSTPVDMPSRGQNEDRDSGIARSASLSSLLVTPFPSPSSSSSSSSSYQRRWLRSQTTSLENGIIPRWSTEEMFSMADESCSSNPAVVRRKKIAISIIFSLPEKEEAQRNFQDFFFSHFPLLESHMNKLKYAIEKAMISCRKIAESSQRVQIYISRVMDALGEFRVTIWNLYSVPRIAEPVWLNMMSSTLEKNQLCQRFLKEFTFLIEQINKNQFFAALLTAVLTYHLAWVPTVMPVDHPPIKAFSEKRTSQSVNMLAKSHPYNPLWAQLGDLYGAIGSPVRLTRTVIVGKRKELVQRLLYVLTYFIRCSELQENQLTWSEKAVEGEQVLNGSNITTALEKGEVEESDYVVVTVKNEPALVPPILPPKNNGSKNNSIAGWVHDPESTHGVPVSSKEKREAIGKASQNSEASVGSLTSSSCKGAADGRKRAITDTGIITYHFEEPSKLEGLMDVKNTKNQNERKVEKQLSNRSSALPCPERSGHRSSHLEKVTFQIGSSASPESDLETQRKEMEENLKAYRKSPEMINCASSSTNLTVDASQNQKESCEAAFIPFSKHSVCYAQIPPCEGRESVLNQHMESKGTLVNTVSSDTLLPTGSIETVKLASLKENRTLCSGSLENYSPGYVEVASAIKQDSLKVGSKDVPCGDAGRKIFRVEGDIPRNESSDSALGASDEEGDCCIPDEAHHDNVSKRLEFSEVELPLPRSNTISSQCVKNFGRSLLGGYCHTYVPDLVLHGINNDEKLKQCLLADLFHAMHHPVLDEPIAEAVCIIADTDKWNVQVATSQRKMMDNMKLGKDVLVSSQVSSLLQSILQLYKLNVPADFCIMHLEDRLQEMYLKSKMLSEYLRGHTRVHVKELGVVLGIESNDLPLLAAIASTHSPYVAQILL